The proteins below are encoded in one region of Fibrella aestuarina BUZ 2:
- a CDS encoding fibronectin type III domain-containing protein produces MCPCNKTHCTRSNCPGVTRPGTGYGVPWAPVTLPYGNWLDWFLAGVCACPPGSGTGPIRVLGRLLSLRRLSGTMILRLGVVGSSGAAEWSTDRLHYQAGPVITLPVPLADLLLYGRLTGQPDVEFTVRVSASLMACGVQIQEIVQHVIKTTTDHCYIAPAGWEGSIGDCFDETTALAAGFTLDPLCTAYSAGGSGSGTGSGSGSGSGTGSGTGSGTGSGSGTGSGSGSGSGSGTGSGSGSGSGSGSGSGSGSGSGTVSPQIAVAGATSPQSIGVGESITLTSSTTNAAGLLTQWFERDIITNNASPRSIQSTYEVTGFVGINTKRYYAVLKATQNGQVLATSNEIAFVLTGTGTGTGSGSGSGSGAAWQLYNAEDNYGVLLGSGSILWPGGTTVRPDFLLADPAYTYQASSRQGSIHLNVSRAVQYRIALPNGQPIAGAGWPTPGNTVSSPFVNYNARCEMNPAVAGVGGVLALTDYLVQLKDLAPPYAVFNFPLRVAAGDHLSEPVVIPLASGSGSGTGLGSGSGNGLMPPGSFSATPGTDSVTLFWNAASGAGSYDIDRQLVGESTWESIASQFVDITLTDTLNVQPGTQYRYRIRSRSGLLYSAAYTTITVFTLSV; encoded by the coding sequence ATGTGCCCGTGTAATAAAACCCACTGCACCCGATCAAATTGCCCCGGCGTTACCCGGCCGGGTACCGGGTATGGCGTGCCCTGGGCACCGGTAACCTTACCGTACGGAAACTGGCTTGACTGGTTTTTGGCCGGGGTGTGCGCCTGCCCGCCGGGTAGTGGTACCGGGCCTATTCGGGTGTTAGGACGGCTGCTCTCGCTGCGTCGATTGAGCGGCACGATGATTCTGCGGCTCGGGGTGGTTGGCAGCTCAGGTGCGGCGGAGTGGAGCACTGACCGGCTGCATTATCAGGCTGGCCCGGTGATCACCCTGCCGGTTCCTTTGGCCGATCTGCTTCTATACGGCCGGTTAACTGGCCAGCCAGATGTCGAATTTACGGTTCGGGTGTCGGCCTCGCTAATGGCCTGTGGTGTGCAGATCCAGGAGATCGTTCAGCACGTAATCAAAACGACAACGGACCACTGTTATATCGCACCGGCTGGCTGGGAAGGCAGTATAGGGGATTGCTTTGATGAAACGACGGCGCTGGCGGCGGGCTTTACCCTCGACCCTTTGTGCACGGCGTATTCAGCAGGTGGCAGTGGCTCCGGCACGGGTAGCGGCTCCGGTAGCGGCTCCGGCACGGGTAGCGGCACGGGTAGCGGCACGGGTAGCGGCTCAGGCACCGGTAGCGGCTCAGGCTCTGGTAGCGGCTCAGGCACAGGTAGCGGCTCAGGCTCTGGTAGCGGTTCAGGGTCTGGTAGCGGTTCAGGGTCTGGTAGCGGAACGGTGTCGCCTCAGATCGCGGTGGCCGGTGCCACCTCGCCGCAGTCGATTGGTGTGGGTGAGTCGATCACGTTGACCAGCAGTACCACCAACGCCGCGGGTCTGCTTACGCAGTGGTTCGAACGGGATATCATCACCAACAACGCCTCGCCACGCTCGATCCAGTCGACCTACGAGGTGACCGGGTTTGTTGGCATCAATACCAAGCGGTACTACGCCGTTCTGAAGGCTACGCAAAATGGTCAGGTACTGGCCACGTCCAACGAAATCGCCTTTGTGCTGACAGGTACAGGTACTGGCACGGGCTCGGGTAGTGGCTCGGGTTCAGGAGCCGCCTGGCAATTATACAATGCCGAGGACAACTACGGGGTATTGCTGGGCTCAGGTAGTATTCTGTGGCCGGGTGGTACCACCGTTCGGCCCGACTTCCTGCTGGCCGACCCCGCCTACACGTATCAGGCCTCGTCGCGTCAAGGGTCCATTCACCTCAACGTCTCGCGGGCCGTACAATACCGCATTGCGCTCCCCAATGGGCAGCCGATCGCTGGTGCTGGCTGGCCTACGCCGGGCAATACGGTCAGCTCACCGTTTGTGAACTACAACGCGCGCTGCGAAATGAACCCGGCGGTGGCTGGTGTGGGTGGCGTGTTGGCGCTGACAGATTATTTGGTTCAGCTCAAAGATCTGGCGCCTCCCTACGCCGTCTTCAATTTCCCGCTGCGCGTTGCGGCTGGTGATCACCTGAGCGAACCCGTGGTCATTCCGTTGGCCAGTGGGAGTGGGTCGGGTACGGGGCTGGGTTCCGGATCAGGTAACGGCCTAATGCCGCCGGGCAGCTTCTCCGCCACGCCGGGTACCGATAGCGTTACGCTGTTCTGGAACGCGGCTTCCGGGGCGGGTAGCTACGACATCGACCGGCAGCTGGTGGGGGAATCAACCTGGGAGTCGATTGCCAGTCAGTTCGTCGATATCACCCTAACCGATACGCTGAACGTACAACCGGGTACCCAGTATCGCTACCGGATACGGTCGCGGTCCGGCCTGTTGTATTCGGCTGCTTATACGACCATCACCGTCTTCACCCTGTCCGTTTAA